In one window of Ptiloglossa arizonensis isolate GNS036 chromosome 5, iyPtiAriz1_principal, whole genome shotgun sequence DNA:
- the Dila gene encoding centrosomal protein dilatory codes for MINISHPKIHGKPPVNRTFPAKDIDSKHCEIANETNAYKKVEFEMEKADYNQNIIETTACSFEQLCDIINDLEKNITTEIPEIDRLQLEPEKDNSSEKHGSNETTYDDIMSFLAKLEDGSLDTMKVNVPEVDPVMLQEIFVNSQPLPYVDCDSTVPANIANHVPRAFEEDLATVQLLLEEKIATVTLLKEQLQSERKLACEKLNAQSKSNASKLLAQEEKYKGIVKRHQKFVEQLISEKTDLTEKCNSLATRVKEIEIKMQRDLKCAADRHTVELQRAKEHCAAAEKIKRERWIEARTTKIKEMTVKGLEPELRNMMEKHAEEILALRNVHMKELQDSELRIIRRSNQQLEQLRLELSDSYDRMLNNEKNLLSSRYAEKFEEQENQFKMQQIKLVEELHCDREKFVKEQAKRDAEKEDMLQRIRRQCQQEIEFLKQQHSNETKAIQESLKTEWEAWLADYKRQQNLKLEKAENKIRDECYKERDRHIELAIERLEKDCRDTKLTLQQNFDSKFRSLREKFETDLQTAIDNEQFHKNKLAQTTDKLDRTEIQLQKTEKKLQECLSDRNNINEAIMRLSMERDNAMKLARQEIEVEKRELEEKIASLYQEIARNNSNRNASMAQLHSRIKLIMTQKILAIKNLTKQNNDIKSRCQHLEKLLDQQRREYILKSL; via the exons ATGATCAATATCAGTCATCCGAAGATACACGGGAAACCACCCGTCAATAGAACCTTCCCAGCAAAGGATATCGACTCGAAGCATTGTgaaatcgcgaacgaaaccaACGCTTACAAAAAAGTAGAATTCGAAATGGAAAAAGCCGACTATAACCAAAATATCATCGAAACAACCGCGTGCTCGTTCGAGCAGCTCTGCGACATAATCAACGATCTAGAGAAGAATATTACCACCGAGATTCCAGAGATCGATCGACTCCAG CTAGAACCGGAGAAAGACAACTCAAGTGAGAAACACGGATCGAACGAAACCACTTACGACGACATAATGTCCTTCTTAGCGAAATTGGAAGATG GTTCCCTGGACACAATGAAGGTGAATGTACCCGAGGTGGACCCTGTGATGCTCCAAGAGATATTCGTCAATTCTCAACCCCTGCCTTACGTTGACTGCGACAG CACCGTTCCCGCCAATATCGCAAATCACGTTCCTCGCGCGTTCGAGGAAGACTTGGCCACAGTGCAATTGCTGCTCGAAGAGAAAATCGCCACTGTAACGCTTCTAAAGGAACAACTACA GTCCGAGAGGAAGCTGGCCTGCGAGAAGCTGAACGCCCAAAGTAAGAGCAACGCGTCCAAGCTGTTGGCGCAGGAAGAGAAGTACAAAGGGATCGTGAAGAGGCATCAAAAGTTCGTCGAGCAACTCATCTCGGAGAAAACCGATCTGACCGAGAAATGTAACTCTTTGGCGACGAGGGTCAAGGAGATCGAGATAAAGATGCAACGCGATCTGAAATGCGCTGCCGACAGACACACGGTGGAACTGCAACGGGCGAAGGAACACTGCGCCGCGGCTGAAAAGATCAAACGGGAGCGTTGGATCGAGGCTAGGACGACGAAGATCAAG GAAATGACCGTGAAAGGTTTGGAACCCGAGTTGCGAAACATGATGGAGAAACACGCCGAAGAGATCCTTGCACTGAGAAACGTGCACATGAAAGAACTGCAGGACTCGGAATTGCGGATAATACGCAGATCGAATCAACAGTTGGAACAACTCCGATTGGAGCTCTCGGATAGTTACGACAGGATGCTAAATAACGAAAAGAATCTCTTGTCCTCTAG ATACGCGGAGAAGTTCGAAGAGCAAGAGAATCAGTTCAAAATGCAACAAATAAAGCTCGTGGAGGAATTGCATTGCGACAGGGAAAAATTCGTCAAGGAACAAGCGAAACGCGATGCTGAAAAGGAGGACATGTTGCAACGGATTCGTCGTCAATGTCAG CAAGAAATTGAGTTTCTGAAACAACagcattcgaacgaaacgaaagctaTTCAGGAGTCTTTAAAGACGGAATGGGAGGCTTGGCTCGCTGACTATAAAAGGCAACAGAATCTAAAGCTTGAAAAAGCCGAGAACAAGATACGGGATGAATGCTATAAAGAAAGGGATCGACATATCGAACTCGCTATCGAACGTCTCGAAAAAGATTGCCGAGACACGAAATTGACGCTTCaacaaaattttgattcgaaatTTAG ATCCTTACGGGAGAAGTTCGAAACGGATTTGCAAACTGCGATTGATAACGAACAGTTTCACAAAAATAAGTTAGCGCAGACGACAGATAAACTCGACAGAACCGAAATTCAATTGcagaaaacggagaaaaaattacaAGAGTGTTTGTCCGACCGAAACAACATAAACGAG gCGATAATGCGGTTAAGTATGGAAAGAGATAATGCAATGAAATTGGCGAGGCAAGAAATCGAAGTAGAGAAAAGAGAACTGGAAGAAAAGATAGCCTCGCTTTATCAAGAAATAGCTCGAAATAATTCAAACAGGAATGCCTCTATGGCTCAGCTGCACAGCAG AATTAAACTGATAATGACTCAAAAGATATTGGCGATCAAAAATCTTACCAAACAGAACAACGACATTAAATCGAGGTGTCaacatttagaaaaattattggATCAACAACGAAGGGAGTACATTTTGAAAAGTTTATAA